The following coding sequences are from one Capsicum annuum cultivar UCD-10X-F1 chromosome 3, UCD10Xv1.1, whole genome shotgun sequence window:
- the LOC107861776 gene encoding protein CHUP1, chloroplastic: MMRDNRNIIIRPVVLKFGIFLGASLGGIIYAVFKTKINKPSNSKSPPPNATGGDNTNEEQASHATPSRKSVSTASEKHEDLHISKHIIEKSTGVPSRSSGIFNREREGIFLQEFNELVKEFSLSTTSMRDTETVVQYEDSPKEYRLVEVVSHEQEIKSLKDIVKTLKERERTLEIQLLKYYGLKEQETAIVELQNQLKINNLEAKIFSLKIETLTADKMRLEAKVSDYAKVVSELEAAKAKIKQLKKKVKSEAEQSKENILALQEKVMKLHDQEKKKIVEAESDVQLKLQKLKDLENQADELNKSNQSLRKENSDLARRLESVQIIASSVLENEETEALKEEALQLRKKNEDLAKDVERLEAGRCTDSEELVYLRWINACLRHELRNYQPAAGKTIARDLSKTLSPKSEEKAKQLILEYAKKEESPGEKEINVGDLDSECSSSRTSFLTDSVEFDDTSTDNSSPRKSQTSNKKKVFGKLLSLMRGKGGQLSRSSSLDSENTSEDNVARHSSYSPKYSSSVLDSEANGLNIRSKTSSRGSSKRFLDLHSVSQGSKSGKLGESNNSLMNSRQNSDGGSSSSSGKFDSPQENRTEDEPEKTELVKYAKVLKASRSKPGFGRRSVSVSSF; this comes from the exons ATGATGAGAGATAATAGGAACATAATAATAAGGCCTGTCGTCCTGAAATTTGGCATTTTTTTGGGTGCATCACTTGGTGGAATTATCTATGCcgttttcaaaactaaaataaacaagcCTTCCAATTCCAAATCTCCCCCTCCAAACGCAACag GTGGTGACAATACAAATGAGGAACAGGCCTCCCATGCAACTCCCTCACGGAAATCAGTTTCTACCGCGTCGGAGAAACAT GAGGACCTCCACATCTCTAAGCACATTATTGAGAAATCTACAGGTGTTCCATCTAGGAGCAGTGGTATATTCAACAGAGAGAGAGAAGGAATTTTCCTGCAAGAGTTCAATGAACTTGTAAAGGAGTTTAGTTTATCTACTACGTCAATGAGAGACACCGAAACAGTGGTGCAGTATGAAGATTCACCAAAAGAATATCGACTTGTTGAAGTGGTTAGCCACGAGCAAGAGATTAAGAGCCTGAAAGATATTGTTAAAACTCTCAAAGAGAGGGAGAGGACTCTAGAAATCCAATTGCTTAAGTATTATGGTCTCAAGGAACAAGAAACTGCTATCGTTGAgcttcaaaatcaactaaaaataaataatttggagGCCAAGATTTTTAGTCTCAAGATTGAGACACTGACCGCGGATAAGATGAGGTTAGAGGCTAAAGTGTCCGATTATGCAAAAGTTGTTTCTGAGCTCGAAGCTGCAAAAGCCAAGATAAAGCaactaaaaaagaaagtgaaatcaGAAGCTGaacaaagtaaagaaaatattttagccCTTCAAGAAAAAGTTATGAAGTTGCATGACcaggaaaagaagaagattgTTGAAGCTGAATCCGATGTCCAGTTAAAGCTCCAAAAACTCAAGGATTTGGAGAATCAGGCTGACGAGTTGAATAAGTCCAACCAaagtttaagaaaagaaaattcagATCTTGCTCGTAGATTAGAATCTGTTCAGATCATTGCTTCTTCTGTCTTGGAGAATGAAGAA ACAGAAGCGCTGAAGGAGGAAGCCCTACAGCTGAGAAAGAAGAATGAGGATTTGGCGAAGGATGTTGAGCGGCTTGAAGCAGGTCGCTGCACTGATTCTGAGGAACTAGTTTATCTCCGATGGATAAATGCTTGCTTGCGGCATGAGCTGAGGAACTACCAGCCAGCCGCAGGTAAGACAATTGCTAGAGACCTCAGTAAAACATTGAGCCCCAAGTCAGAGGAGAAAGCCAAGCAACTAATTCTTGAATatgcaaaaaaagaagaaagtccTGGGGAAAAGGAGATTAATGTTGGGGATCTTGATTCCGAATGTTCATCCTCTCGAACATCCTTCCTTACAGACTCAGTTGAATTTGATGACACTTCTACAGATAACTCATCACCCCGTAAGTCTCAGACTTCGAACAAAAAGAAGGTGTTTGGTAAACTTTTGAGCCTAATGAGAGGAAAGGGCGGCCAACTTAGCCGGAGTTCTTCTCTGGATTCAGAGAACACATCAGAAGATAATGTAGCAAGACATTCTAGTTATTCTCCAAAATACAGTAGTTCTGTTTTAGATTCGGAAGCTAATGGTCTCAACATCAGGTCAAAAACGTCCTCGCGGGGTTCATCCAAACGATTTCTGGACTTACATTCTGTATCTCAAGGTTCAAAGAGCGGCAAATTAGGAGAAAGCAACAACTCTCTGATGAATAGCAGGCAAAATAGTGATGGGGGTTCGTCGTCGAGTTCAGGAAAATTTGATTCACCTCAAGAAAACAGAACTGAAGATGAGCCTGAGAAAACAGAATTGGTGAAATATGCAAAAGTGTTAAAAGCGTCCCGTTCTAAACCAGGATTTGGCAGAAGATCAGTATCTGTTAGTTCCTTCTAA
- the LOC107861775 gene encoding GDSL esterase/lipase APG (The sequence of the model RefSeq protein was modified relative to this genomic sequence to represent the inferred CDS: added 63 bases not found in genome assembly): protein MGANNKQALTLLLMSFAICLNNAQDSTTLVPAIIIFGDSAADVGNNNYILTLFKANYPPYGRDFVTHQPTGRFCNGKLVTDMTADVLGFTTYPSAYLSPQASGKNLLIGANFASAGAGYDDKTSILNHAIPLPKQMQYYKEYQSKLEKVAGKQKAASILKDALYTLSAGTADFLQNYYFNPYLNKISTPRQYSSYLVRMFTRIVKELYGQGARRIGVTSLPALGCLPAIKTLFGFHKSGCISRINRDAQHLNKKMNSTATRLRKQLPGLKIAIFDVFQPMYDLVKSPSDHGFAVANRGCCGTGKVETTSFFCNPKLAGTCKNATEYVFWDSVHLSQAANQVLADSLIIQGISLLG from the exons AATGCTCAAGATTCCACAACACTTGTTCCTGCAATTATTATATTTGGCGATTCAGCTGCTGATGTAGGAAATAATAACTATATTCTTACACTTTTTAAAGCCAATTATCCACCTTATGGAAGAGATTTTGTTACTCATCAACCTACTGGTAGATTCTGTAATGGAAAATTAGTCACCGATATGACTG CTGATGTACTTGGCTTCACTACTTACCCGTCTGCATACTTGAGCCCTCAAGCATCTGGCAAGAATCTCCTTATTGGTGCTAATTTCGCTTCCGCCGGTGCTGGCTACGATGATAAAACATCCATCCTCAAC CATGCAATTCCATTGCCAAAACAGATGCAATATTACAAGGAATACCAATCCAAGCTAGAAAAAGTTGCAGGCAAACAGAAAGCAGCATCCATACTAAAGGATGCACTCTACACATTAAGTGCTGGAACTGCTGATTTCTTACAGAATTACTACTTCAATCCTTATCTTAACAAAATTTCTACTCCTCGTCAGTATAGTTCTTATCTTGTCCGCATGTTCACTCGCATCGTCAAG GAGTTGTATGGGCAAGGAGCAAGAAGGATTGGGGTGACTTCATTGCCAGCATTGGGCTGTCTCCCAGCTATTAAAACATTGTTTGGATTTCATAAGAGTGGATGTATCTCAAGAATCAATAGAGACGCCCAACACTTGAACAAAAAGATGAATTCAACTGCAACCAGATTGCGAAAGCAACTTCCTGGCCTTAAAATTGCTATATTTGACGTTTTCCAGCCCATGTATGACCTCGTGAAATCTCCATCAGACCACG GATTCGCGGTAGCTAATCGAGGGTGCTGTGGGACTGGAAAAGTGGAGACAACATCATTCTTTTGCAACCCAAAGTTAGCAGGGACATGCAAAAATGCAACAGAGTATGTGTTTTGGGATAGTGTACATCTATCTCAAGCTGCTAACCAAGTCCTGGCTGATTCACTCATTATCCAAGGCATCAGCCTACTTGGATAA
- the LOC107861777 gene encoding rRNA-processing protein FCF1 homolog, which translates to MGKAKKGPKFAVMKKMITHKAIKQHKEEILNPKKKDLNKEKLPRNVPYVSSALFFKYNTALGPPYLVLVDTNFINFSIQNKLDLEKAMMDCLYAKCTPCITDCVMAELEKLGQKYRVALRIAKDPRFERLPCTHKGTYADDCIVERVTQHKCYIVATCDRDLKRRIRKVPGVPIMYITQHKYSIERLPEATMGGAPRF; encoded by the exons ATGGGGAAAGCAAAAAAGGGTCCGAAATTtgcagtgatgaagaaaatgattaCTCACAAAGCAATCAAACA GCATAAAGAGGAAATTTTGAACCCTAAAAAGAAAGATTTGAATAAAGAGAAGCTCCCTAGAAACgt GCCTTACGTTTCGTCTGCACTTTTTTTCAAGTACAACACAGCATTGGGGCCGCCTTATCTTGTTCTAGTTGATACTAACTTTATCAATTTCTCCATTCAGAATAAA TTGGATTTGGAGAAAGCGATGATGGATTGCTTGTATGCTAAAT GTACTCCTTGCATTACGGACTGTGTCATGGCTGAGCTTGAGAAGCTGGGTCAGAAATACCGTGTTGCTCTTAG AATTGCAAAAGATCCCCGATTTGAAAGGCTTCCCTGTACTCACAAAGGGACATATGCTGATgattgtattgttgagagagttaCACAG CACAAGTGCTATATTGTCGCAACATGTGATCGAGATTTGAAGCGTAGAATACGCAAG GTCCCTGGTGTACCGATCATGTACATCACTCAACACAAGTACTCTATTGAAAGGTTGCCTGAAGCAACGATGGGTGGAG CTCCAAGATTTTGA
- the LOC107864715 gene encoding putative F-box protein At1g67623, whose protein sequence is MVINRYSRKDMKRRGSKRTNKENFCSSIQSLPNELLTDIVARVASRSFKNFINVKLSCKAFNELANERYVYQKATLVDFPIAPWQKQTQEKINKVNSLMELCRECGNTDALYRKGVVDYFKDDEPEVAVEFLKRAAKGGHVGARYVMGIIMVFMGGEYKRKGVMLICNMKETERKLTRACRKSLIEILREIWVTNPSVLEQRPTGCTMQHRRRIRKNVWSSDSEDEDDEHDDFHCNACSCDVEIAHIWRCMRKFYRHFDMI, encoded by the exons ATGGTGATCAATCGTTATTCAAGAAAAGATATGAAGAGAAGAGGAAGCAAAAGAACTAACAAAGAAAATTTTTGTTCTTCCATTCAATCACTTCCCAATGAGTTACTTACTGATATTGTTGCAAGGGTTGCTTCTCGTTCTTTCAAGAATTTTATCAACGTCAAGCTAAG TTGCAAGGCTTTTAATGAACTCGCCAATGAAAGATACGTATATCAAAAGGCAACGCTGGTAGACTTTCCTATTGCACCATGGCAAAAGCAGACGCAAGAGAAGATTAATAAAGTTAATTCTTTGATGGAGCTATGTAGAGAATGTGGAAACACAGATGCCTTATACAGAAAAGGCGTG GTGGATTATTTTAAAGACGATGAGCCGGAAGTTGCAGTGGAATTTCTGAAGCGAGCAGCAAAAGGAGGCCATGTTGGAGCACGGTATGTGATGGGCATAATTATGGTGTTTATGGGTGGTGAATACAAGCGAAAAGGGGTGATGTTGATTTGCAACATGAAAGAGACAGAGAGGAAACTGACAAGGGCGTGTCGAAAGAGTTTGATAGAGATATTGAGAGAGATTTGGGTGACTAATCCTTCAGTTTTGGAACAAAGACCCACTGGTTGCACCATGCAACATCGACGCCGCATTCGCAAGAATGTCTGGTCTAGTGACAGTGAGGATGAAGATGATGAACACGACGATTTTCATTGTAATGCTTGTAGCTGTGATGTTGAAATTGCTCATATATGGCGATGTATGAGGAAATTCTATAGGCATTTCGACATGATTTAG